One window of the Devosia sp. 2618 genome contains the following:
- a CDS encoding substrate-binding domain-containing protein produces the protein MPGNVAPSVISDNRWGATELTLTVLDDLAAKHIEHPLVHFIGGVASDNSTAMRISGFRQAMVSRGQAVNDEQIDASGYAPELAEASIRSLYQRLGKLPDGLIVNSTIAFEGIVRFFRTLPREMLHSIVVGCYDWDPFAALVEFPLTMVRQDVDAMVAKAFEMLDGEKMVAGKIELIRPKLVRSVGAGHSG, from the coding sequence TTGCCCGGCAATGTCGCGCCGTCAGTTATCAGCGACAACCGTTGGGGCGCGACAGAGCTCACGCTTACCGTGTTGGATGACCTTGCCGCAAAGCACATCGAGCACCCACTCGTTCACTTCATTGGCGGCGTGGCCAGTGACAATTCAACCGCCATGCGTATCAGCGGGTTCCGTCAGGCGATGGTATCACGAGGCCAAGCGGTCAATGACGAACAGATCGACGCCTCTGGTTATGCCCCTGAACTGGCCGAGGCATCTATCCGCTCGCTCTACCAGCGCCTGGGCAAGTTGCCCGACGGACTGATAGTCAACTCCACTATTGCGTTTGAAGGCATAGTGCGGTTTTTCCGCACCCTTCCCCGCGAGATGCTGCATTCGATCGTGGTTGGCTGCTACGACTGGGACCCGTTCGCTGCACTGGTCGAATTTCCGCTGACCATGGTGCGCCAAGACGTCGATGCCATGGTGGCGAAAGCGTTCGAAATGCTCGATGGCGAAAAAATGGTCGCTGGCAAGATCGAGCTCATAAGACCGAAATTGGTCAGGTCGGTTGGCGCGGGGCATTCTGGCTGA
- a CDS encoding amino acid ABC transporter ATP-binding protein has protein sequence MSAPVLSLSQPTAWPIDISRVSKVYNNTLVLDDVSVSIEAGSVCALIGPSGSGKSTLLRCINGLVDFEGGRVKVGDIAVGEVGSAGGARPWTEREASQLRRHIGIVFQQFNLFPHRTVLDNVTEAQQLVLGRSRDEAVEKAMGHLRRVELADRAQAFPGELSGGQQQRVAIARALAMDPSVILFDEVTSALDPELALEVGKVVRDLSADGTTMVVVTHELDFARDVADMVVLLERGRVVEAGTAEQIFRSPRNPRTAAFVAHSTST, from the coding sequence ATGAGCGCTCCGGTACTATCCCTTTCGCAGCCCACTGCCTGGCCCATCGACATCTCGCGGGTGTCCAAGGTCTACAACAACACGCTGGTGCTCGACGACGTTTCGGTCAGCATCGAGGCTGGTTCCGTCTGCGCCCTGATCGGACCGTCCGGCTCGGGCAAGAGCACGCTGCTGCGCTGCATCAACGGTCTCGTCGATTTCGAGGGTGGCAGGGTCAAGGTCGGTGACATTGCTGTCGGTGAGGTCGGGTCGGCGGGCGGGGCGCGGCCCTGGACCGAGCGCGAGGCGTCGCAATTGCGGCGGCATATCGGCATCGTCTTCCAGCAGTTCAACCTCTTCCCGCACCGCACCGTGCTCGACAATGTTACCGAGGCCCAGCAGCTGGTGCTCGGGCGCAGCCGTGACGAGGCGGTGGAAAAGGCGATGGGCCATCTGCGGCGGGTCGAACTCGCCGATCGCGCCCAGGCTTTTCCCGGCGAATTGTCGGGTGGCCAGCAGCAGCGCGTTGCCATCGCCCGGGCCCTCGCCATGGATCCGTCGGTCATCCTCTTCGACGAAGTGACCAGCGCGCTCGATCCCGAACTGGCGCTCGAAGTGGGCAAGGTCGTGCGAGACCTGTCCGCCGACGGCACGACCATGGTCGTGGTCACCCACGAGCTCGATTTCGCCCGCGACGTCGCCGACATGGTCGTCCTGCTCGAAAGGGGCAGGGTGGTCGAAGCCGGCACGGCCGAACAAATTTTCCGCTCTCCTCGAAACCCGCGCACCGCGGCTTTCGTCGCCCATTCAACCTCCACTTGA
- a CDS encoding FCD domain-containing protein, protein MASKSHRERIYQMFLARIRAGEIGREDRLIDNAIGAELGVSRMPVRDALMRLTHEGYLVATTRGFMLPALSMRRVREIFEIRRLLEPRAVGQATIAMTTDQIESIAVAVDGARIAIREQDIQALYRTSELVRSGWLGAVPSDELREAISRYLIQVQSVRMGTMRDPAVQRVVVDGQARMLAAFRARDAFAAADEMLRFILAAEQSYVALTDDGDAA, encoded by the coding sequence ATGGCGTCCAAGAGCCACCGCGAGCGTATCTATCAAATGTTTCTGGCTCGCATTCGAGCAGGCGAAATCGGGCGAGAAGACAGGCTGATCGATAACGCCATTGGCGCGGAGCTTGGTGTTTCTCGCATGCCGGTACGCGATGCGCTGATGCGGCTAACACATGAAGGATATCTTGTCGCCACCACGCGCGGCTTTATGTTGCCTGCGCTGTCCATGCGACGCGTCCGCGAGATTTTCGAAATTCGACGCCTGCTCGAACCACGGGCGGTAGGGCAAGCCACCATCGCGATGACGACAGATCAGATTGAATCGATTGCAGTTGCGGTCGATGGCGCGCGGATTGCCATCCGGGAGCAGGACATCCAGGCACTCTATCGAACCAGCGAACTGGTACGTAGCGGCTGGCTCGGCGCAGTGCCTAGTGACGAGCTGCGCGAAGCCATTAGTCGCTATCTCATCCAAGTTCAGAGTGTGCGGATGGGCACTATGCGTGATCCTGCGGTCCAGCGTGTCGTTGTGGACGGGCAGGCACGCATGCTTGCGGCGTTCCGAGCGCGCGACGCCTTTGCTGCGGCGGATGAGATGCTGCGTTTCATCCTTGCCGCCGAGCAGTCATATGTAGCTCTCACCGACGACGGCGACGCTGCATAA
- a CDS encoding SRPBCC family protein: MIEGDLAHSVSVKVDASPEDAFDFMIDPDALGRWALGCMDLQRDGLDGVYTGTSIFDGSRSWLHIEADRIQHVVHYHLGNAEVRKPRIQARVSQVGDEVTVTLLAQRGADMDDARWERLRRSHELEILIIQAHCPQWVSRSRP, translated from the coding sequence ATGATCGAAGGCGATCTCGCGCACAGCGTCAGTGTAAAGGTTGACGCCTCGCCAGAAGACGCGTTCGACTTCATGATCGATCCTGACGCGCTAGGCCGTTGGGCGTTGGGTTGCATGGACCTTCAGCGCGACGGGCTGGACGGTGTCTACACTGGAACTTCCATTTTTGACGGCTCGCGCTCGTGGCTACACATCGAGGCCGATCGGATCCAGCACGTGGTTCACTACCACTTAGGTAATGCAGAAGTTCGCAAGCCACGTATTCAGGCGCGGGTCTCTCAGGTCGGCGATGAGGTCACTGTGACATTGTTGGCGCAGCGCGGGGCGGACATGGACGATGCCCGCTGGGAGCGTCTGCGCCGTAGCCATGAGCTCGAAATTCTTATCATCCAGGCTCACTGTCCGCAGTGGGTCTCGCGGAGTCGTCCATGA
- a CDS encoding transporter substrate-binding domain-containing protein, with amino-acid sequence MRRSSSPRAPLRAAAVCTTLALTAGSALAQSYEVLKYELSTPDAEPSEELRALLPAEIRDRGTLLVGGRWDAPPYAFFPEGTKDWTGFEADLVRGIATVLGLDIVLEPITNEQTVLGVNANRYDIGVGFFANLEARQETVTNITYLRNIFGIIVPAENPHGVEEVSDACGLKTIQTGGNFDYAGALNAICEEKGLPLAERVQVAEGVNGLLALKSGQIDVYFQSYGQQKYFQEVVDEPIHAIVAPEIGWVGMGLIAKNDRTDVQDAVLGAVKHLHEIGYYDELIEKWEFQPLYEANPQINGGQDSRWWATPKAAQ; translated from the coding sequence ATGCGTCGCTCCTCTTCTCCCCGCGCGCCCCTCCGTGCGGCAGCGGTCTGCACGACCCTCGCCTTGACGGCGGGCAGTGCGCTCGCCCAGAGCTATGAAGTGCTCAAATATGAATTGAGCACCCCCGATGCCGAGCCATCCGAAGAGCTGCGCGCGCTGCTGCCGGCCGAAATCCGCGATCGCGGCACGCTGCTGGTTGGCGGGCGCTGGGATGCACCGCCCTATGCCTTCTTCCCCGAAGGCACCAAGGACTGGACCGGCTTCGAGGCAGACCTGGTGCGCGGCATTGCCACCGTCCTCGGCCTCGACATCGTGCTCGAGCCGATCACCAACGAACAGACCGTCCTCGGCGTCAACGCCAACCGCTACGATATCGGCGTTGGTTTCTTCGCTAATCTCGAAGCGCGCCAGGAAACGGTGACCAACATCACCTACCTGCGCAACATCTTCGGCATCATCGTGCCGGCGGAAAACCCGCATGGCGTCGAAGAGGTCTCGGACGCCTGCGGCCTCAAGACCATCCAGACCGGCGGCAATTTTGACTATGCCGGTGCGCTCAACGCCATCTGCGAAGAAAAGGGCCTGCCGCTCGCCGAGCGGGTGCAGGTCGCCGAGGGCGTCAATGGCCTGCTCGCACTCAAGTCCGGACAGATCGACGTCTACTTCCAGAGCTATGGCCAGCAGAAGTACTTCCAGGAAGTGGTCGACGAGCCTATCCACGCCATTGTCGCGCCGGAAATCGGCTGGGTCGGCATGGGCCTCATCGCCAAGAACGACCGCACCGATGTCCAGGACGCCGTGCTCGGCGCGGTCAAGCACCTGCACGAGATCGGCTATTATGACGAGCTGATCGAAAAGTGGGAATTCCAGCCGCTCTACGAGGCCAATCCGCAGATCAATGGCGGCCAGGATTCGCGCTGGTGGGCGACCCCCAAGGCGGCTCAGTAA
- a CDS encoding SDR family oxidoreductase, protein MDQDLSNRVAAITGAASGIGLECARTLLTAGARVALVDRDVDRLRAICVELGDRAIPIVVDLTDHAEVDEMLPQILAKTGHLDIFHANAGSYVGGPIVEGDPDQWDRMLNLNINAAFRSVRAVLPHMVERKTGDIIMTSSIAGLVPVVWEPIYIASKHAIQAFVRTVRRQVAPFGIRVGAIAPGPVVTALINDWPKDKLDAALAAGDLMEPGEVAAAVKFMLTRPRNVTIRDLVILPQSNDL, encoded by the coding sequence ATGGACCAAGACTTGTCCAATCGCGTCGCCGCCATCACCGGAGCGGCCTCAGGCATCGGGCTTGAATGTGCAAGAACACTTTTGACCGCTGGCGCACGCGTTGCCCTGGTAGATCGCGATGTAGATCGTCTGCGCGCAATCTGCGTCGAACTGGGTGACCGCGCCATTCCTATTGTCGTCGACCTGACCGATCATGCCGAAGTCGATGAAATGCTGCCACAGATCCTCGCCAAGACCGGACATCTCGACATTTTTCATGCCAATGCAGGCTCCTATGTCGGCGGGCCGATAGTGGAGGGTGATCCCGATCAGTGGGATCGCATGCTCAACCTCAATATCAACGCCGCGTTTCGGTCGGTCCGTGCCGTGTTACCCCACATGGTCGAACGCAAGACCGGCGACATCATCATGACCAGCTCGATTGCCGGATTGGTGCCTGTGGTCTGGGAGCCCATCTACATCGCCTCAAAACATGCCATTCAGGCATTTGTGCGCACCGTGCGCAGGCAGGTGGCCCCCTTCGGCATCCGTGTCGGCGCCATAGCACCCGGCCCCGTGGTAACCGCGTTGATCAACGACTGGCCCAAAGACAAACTCGACGCCGCCCTGGCGGCTGGTGACCTGATGGAACCGGGCGAAGTTGCCGCTGCCGTCAAATTCATGCTGACACGGCCTCGTAACGTGACCATCCGCGACCTCGTAATCCTACCACAGAGCAACGACCTCTGA
- a CDS encoding LLM class flavin-dependent oxidoreductase translates to MPIEFVGMARPNSGDETNHNAGDAFDKEHFLRLARVHEDAGFDRVLFAYGSGGRDPVASAAWFAAKFDRLGILLAHRPNVSAPTYAAQQFATLDQVSDGRLCIHFITGGNDQDQIREGDTFSKADRYVRTQEYIQILKRVWTSTEPFSHRGQFYQIDDFLAKVHSSRRPRPLISFGGSSPEAYAVGGAEADIYALWAEHLAGTVEQIKAVHAAARNAGRSSGDLPRIQAFFRFVIADTDDLAWERAEQLIARADTLRSAAPADSRARPSSPENEGSKRLQRIGDRGTRHDRAGLVHNTTEASGGGNAIALVGSPETITAALLDYYDIGVRIFHVRGFDTLNDSIAFGQHVVPRLRAEAERKETLAVAS, encoded by the coding sequence ATGCCAATTGAATTCGTGGGAATGGCGCGCCCCAATAGCGGCGACGAAACCAATCACAATGCCGGGGATGCCTTTGACAAGGAACATTTCCTCCGGCTTGCCCGCGTTCACGAGGATGCCGGTTTCGACCGGGTGCTCTTCGCGTATGGCTCGGGCGGGCGCGATCCCGTCGCTTCTGCCGCATGGTTCGCCGCCAAGTTCGACCGCCTCGGCATACTGCTCGCCCACCGGCCCAACGTGTCCGCCCCCACCTATGCGGCCCAGCAATTCGCGACGCTCGACCAGGTCAGCGACGGCAGGCTGTGTATTCACTTCATCACCGGCGGCAATGACCAGGACCAGATCCGCGAAGGCGACACCTTTTCCAAGGCGGATCGCTATGTCAGGACGCAGGAATATATCCAGATCCTGAAACGCGTCTGGACCAGTACCGAGCCCTTCAGTCATCGCGGCCAGTTTTACCAGATCGACGATTTCCTCGCCAAGGTGCACTCGTCGCGGCGTCCGCGCCCGTTGATCTCCTTTGGCGGTTCGTCGCCCGAAGCCTATGCGGTAGGCGGTGCGGAAGCCGACATTTACGCGCTCTGGGCCGAGCATCTGGCCGGCACCGTTGAACAGATAAAAGCCGTTCATGCCGCGGCCCGCAATGCCGGACGCAGCAGTGGCGATCTGCCGCGCATCCAGGCCTTCTTCCGCTTCGTCATCGCCGACACCGATGATCTGGCCTGGGAACGCGCCGAGCAGCTGATCGCCCGCGCAGACACCCTGCGCAGCGCAGCGCCGGCCGACAGCCGCGCCCGCCCGTCATCCCCCGAAAACGAGGGATCCAAGCGCCTACAGCGGATCGGTGACCGGGGCACGCGGCATGACCGGGCAGGGCTTGTGCACAACACCACCGAGGCCAGCGGTGGCGGCAATGCCATTGCCCTTGTCGGTTCGCCCGAAACCATCACCGCCGCGCTGCTCGACTACTACGACATCGGCGTCCGGATATTTCACGTGCGCGGGTTCGACACCCTCAACGACTCGATCGCCTTCGGCCAGCACGTCGTGCCGCGCCTCCGGGCCGAGGCCGAGCGCAAGGAAACCCTGGCTGTCGCCAGCTAA
- a CDS encoding FAD/NAD(P)-binding protein, with amino-acid sequence MALVVIIGAGPRGFSVLERLVANLQTAPHEATRLAGVEIVVVDPQWPGPGQVWRRDQSPFVLMNTPAGSCTIYTDPSVKIHGPILPGPSLAQWSRTIAPGLDHLPEDVRRLAQAIEDQSFAPRVLYGHYLHGAYDELIRSLPPDITVRHARAEAVDMEPDGNGWSVALSDGSALDNVTSVILALGHPLPRRRPMRVPGQPLHIPSRNASDAELGEIAPHETVVIRGMGLCAFDYIALLTEGRGGRFATDARGELNYLCSGNEPHLLLGSRRGLPYRGRGPQPDERYQPSVLTSTVVEALAGLDRIDFETDLWPLIAAELLAASGRNDTTDAMALLEACSNPLGDEAFVDQAALNEAVEQHLRADLADALDLSSTFRRLQSAMRLARSTIREQLSLRRVSARTHGPALAQVRELLDFSISGPPAHRIAQLLALHHAGIVDFAGPEMSVTVEDDGFAVSSPRLPARIWNAGVLIDAWLPASATPDADGLIARQAGRKIFSLHSTLVGGPALAIDPVSFDVLGPDQRPVGRCYALGQVIAPQEWVPVIAPLAGTNSRFLRMTDRAARAVLDGLASRVQPHFTPSTENLHHAN; translated from the coding sequence ATGGCTCTGGTCGTGATCATCGGCGCCGGACCACGCGGCTTCTCGGTTCTCGAGCGGCTGGTGGCCAACCTGCAGACTGCGCCCCATGAGGCGACGCGGCTTGCCGGTGTGGAGATCGTCGTCGTCGATCCGCAATGGCCCGGCCCCGGCCAGGTCTGGCGGCGCGACCAGAGCCCGTTTGTGCTGATGAACACCCCGGCAGGGTCGTGCACGATCTATACCGACCCCTCGGTGAAGATCCATGGGCCGATCCTGCCCGGACCAAGTCTGGCGCAATGGTCGCGAACCATTGCGCCAGGCCTTGACCATCTTCCGGAGGATGTCAGGCGGCTGGCGCAGGCTATCGAGGACCAGTCCTTCGCGCCTCGCGTGCTCTACGGGCACTACCTCCACGGGGCCTATGACGAACTGATCCGCTCGCTCCCGCCTGATATCACGGTCCGCCATGCCCGCGCCGAGGCGGTGGACATGGAGCCCGACGGCAACGGCTGGAGCGTTGCATTGTCGGATGGCTCCGCGCTCGACAACGTCACTAGCGTCATCCTGGCGCTCGGCCATCCGCTGCCACGGCGGCGGCCCATGCGCGTGCCCGGCCAACCCCTTCACATCCCCTCGCGCAATGCCAGCGATGCCGAGCTTGGCGAAATTGCTCCACACGAGACGGTCGTCATTCGCGGCATGGGGCTTTGCGCCTTCGACTATATTGCCCTCCTCACCGAAGGACGCGGCGGCCGTTTCGCGACCGACGCGAGGGGCGAACTCAACTACCTGTGCTCCGGAAACGAGCCGCACCTGCTCCTCGGGTCGCGCCGGGGCCTGCCGTATCGGGGCCGTGGCCCGCAACCGGATGAACGTTACCAGCCTTCCGTGCTCACCAGCACCGTGGTCGAGGCGCTGGCCGGGTTGGACAGGATCGACTTCGAAACCGATCTCTGGCCGCTCATCGCTGCAGAACTTCTGGCAGCCTCCGGCCGCAACGACACCACTGACGCCATGGCTTTGCTGGAGGCATGTTCGAACCCGCTTGGCGACGAGGCCTTTGTCGATCAAGCCGCGCTGAACGAGGCCGTCGAGCAGCATCTGCGCGCCGACCTTGCCGATGCATTGGATCTGTCGTCGACCTTCCGCCGGCTGCAAAGCGCCATGCGTCTCGCCCGCTCCACCATTCGCGAACAGCTCTCACTGCGGCGGGTCAGCGCGCGGACCCATGGACCGGCGCTTGCCCAGGTGCGGGAACTGCTGGATTTTTCCATCTCGGGCCCCCCCGCCCATCGCATCGCCCAGCTTCTGGCCTTGCACCACGCCGGCATTGTCGACTTCGCCGGCCCCGAAATGTCGGTCACGGTAGAAGACGACGGCTTTGCCGTTTCCTCACCCCGTTTGCCCGCACGCATATGGAATGCCGGTGTGCTGATCGATGCCTGGCTTCCGGCCTCCGCCACGCCGGATGCGGACGGGCTGATCGCGCGCCAGGCAGGGCGGAAGATTTTCTCTCTGCACAGCACGCTCGTCGGCGGTCCTGCCCTGGCCATCGATCCGGTCAGTTTCGATGTCCTCGGCCCCGATCAGCGTCCCGTTGGCAGGTGCTATGCCCTCGGTCAGGTGATCGCGCCGCAGGAATGGGTGCCGGTGATCGCGCCTCTGGCCGGCACCAATAGCCGTTTCCTGCGGATGACCGATCGCGCCGCAAGGGCGGTTCTCGACGGTCTCGCTAGCCGTGTCCAACCCCATTTCACCCCTTCGACGGAGAACCTCCACCATGCCAATTGA
- a CDS encoding aminotransferase class V-fold PLP-dependent enzyme, which translates to MTTGEQGGSGYFLYHSIGQYANKGVDLAAAMSRYAEIWGRPDDAQWPYLLGQQARFIDLWTNLIGAEPGTLTVAHNVTGALYSLIGALPANHLKGKKLLVAGDCFPSLHFLLNGLQARFGFDLITVPLRPGAYWVENEDVIAHWDDSVGLALLTHASSTSSHLCDLETLVAHARAKGSLVGVDVTQSIGLVPYNVSTPLVDFTVSSTLKWLCGTSGAGVIQVARPLLETCTPELRGWFSQANPFSWDFNRFEYAGDIRRFDNGTPAAIAALGSSPALEWHARQDAKKLQAQNRAMTSLLVEAADEFRIPLASPRNPEERGGSIMLTLPEEIDPPSLISALRKKAVYADVRGRILRLSPGNITTPDGVSRLADQLKAVCKV; encoded by the coding sequence ATGACGACGGGCGAGCAAGGCGGTTCGGGCTATTTCCTTTATCACTCCATAGGGCAGTACGCCAACAAAGGCGTAGATCTGGCCGCGGCGATGAGCCGTTATGCGGAAATCTGGGGGCGGCCTGATGATGCACAGTGGCCCTATCTGTTGGGTCAGCAGGCGCGCTTCATTGATTTATGGACAAACCTCATCGGCGCGGAGCCCGGAACGCTGACGGTTGCGCACAACGTGACCGGAGCGCTCTATTCGCTGATCGGTGCTTTGCCGGCCAACCACCTCAAAGGCAAGAAGCTGCTTGTCGCCGGCGATTGCTTTCCAAGCCTGCACTTCCTGCTCAACGGCCTTCAGGCCCGGTTCGGTTTTGACCTGATCACCGTGCCGCTTCGGCCCGGCGCCTATTGGGTCGAAAACGAGGATGTCATCGCGCATTGGGATGATAGTGTAGGTCTTGCCCTGTTGACGCACGCGAGTTCGACCTCTTCCCACCTTTGTGACCTCGAAACTTTGGTCGCACATGCGCGTGCCAAGGGCAGCCTTGTCGGCGTGGATGTCACTCAGTCGATTGGCCTTGTTCCGTACAATGTTTCCACTCCGTTGGTAGATTTTACGGTATCGTCCACGCTGAAATGGCTATGTGGCACATCGGGCGCCGGCGTCATCCAGGTGGCTCGCCCGCTGCTCGAAACTTGCACGCCGGAACTGCGCGGCTGGTTCAGCCAGGCCAATCCATTCTCGTGGGATTTCAATAGGTTTGAATATGCAGGCGATATACGCCGCTTTGACAACGGCACCCCGGCCGCTATCGCCGCACTGGGGAGCAGTCCGGCCCTGGAATGGCATGCACGGCAAGACGCAAAGAAACTGCAGGCGCAAAACCGCGCTATGACCAGCCTGCTCGTCGAAGCTGCCGATGAGTTCCGTATACCTCTAGCATCACCACGTAATCCGGAAGAGCGCGGCGGAAGTATAATGTTGACTCTGCCCGAAGAGATCGACCCACCGTCCCTAATATCGGCTTTGCGGAAAAAAGCGGTCTATGCTGATGTGAGGGGGCGCATTCTTAGGCTGTCCCCCGGCAATATTACGACACCTGATGGCGTGAGTCGGCTCGCAGATCAGTTGAAGGCAGTGTGCAAAGTCTGA
- a CDS encoding transporter substrate-binding domain-containing protein: MFYKAKTSKRLIMATVLAGVGVSIAPTQAGEIFDAIQDRGVVRCGVQAAWTGFSYTDEAGSWKGFSVDICAALAAAMFGDATKVEYVAGTVGERLPKVQVGELDLAVQLSAQMSREAGMGLRFVRETFFTGQGFMFPKELGITDPEQLDGVTACIQSGTSSELQTPQFFNERGLEFESIAFDNTPAMLNAYQDGRCDVISLDQFALAGFRLGLRIPDDHIVADPIYTAVYSGPFISDRDAQWHNVVLWTINAMIQAEELGITSENVDEMRSSQNGDIRRLLGEGGDIGQLIGLQADWAYNVIKQVGNYGEVYNANLGPDTAINLTRGKNRLTDDGGLLWAPPVR, translated from the coding sequence ATGTTCTATAAGGCAAAGACATCGAAGCGGCTGATTATGGCCACCGTTCTTGCGGGGGTTGGAGTGAGCATCGCGCCCACTCAGGCGGGCGAAATATTCGACGCAATACAGGACCGCGGCGTTGTACGCTGTGGCGTTCAGGCAGCCTGGACCGGCTTCTCCTACACCGACGAAGCGGGCAGCTGGAAAGGCTTCAGCGTCGACATCTGTGCGGCTCTGGCCGCAGCGATGTTCGGTGATGCCACCAAGGTGGAATATGTAGCTGGTACGGTCGGCGAGCGCTTGCCCAAGGTTCAGGTTGGTGAACTGGATCTCGCCGTCCAGCTTTCCGCGCAGATGTCTCGTGAAGCTGGAATGGGATTGCGATTTGTGCGCGAAACCTTTTTTACCGGTCAGGGCTTCATGTTCCCAAAGGAACTCGGCATTACCGATCCTGAGCAACTCGATGGCGTAACCGCCTGTATCCAATCCGGCACATCATCCGAACTCCAGACACCGCAGTTCTTCAATGAGCGCGGGCTTGAGTTCGAGAGCATCGCATTCGACAATACGCCCGCCATGCTCAACGCCTACCAGGATGGGCGCTGTGATGTGATCTCACTGGACCAGTTCGCTCTGGCCGGTTTCCGTCTGGGCCTGCGTATTCCAGACGACCACATTGTTGCTGACCCGATCTACACAGCCGTCTATAGCGGTCCGTTTATCTCAGACCGCGATGCGCAGTGGCACAACGTGGTGCTCTGGACCATCAACGCGATGATCCAGGCCGAAGAGCTTGGCATCACCAGCGAGAATGTCGATGAAATGCGCAGTAGCCAGAACGGCGATATTCGCCGGTTGCTCGGCGAAGGCGGCGATATTGGCCAACTCATCGGCCTGCAAGCCGACTGGGCCTACAACGTGATTAAGCAGGTCGGAAATTATGGCGAAGTCTACAACGCCAACCTCGGCCCAGATACGGCGATCAACCTAACCCGAGGCAAGAATAGACTAACGGATGATGGTGGTTTGCTATGGGCTCCACCCGTCCGTTGA
- a CDS encoding DUF1445 domain-containing protein, producing MTLWTSNTAPHELRTLMRRGVMRDRTGSLAAGFQQANIAILPMQWAENFQAYVEANHAACPLLAIGAPGDPSLPSLGSNIDIRFDLPRYRVLQGGVVTNDPFDVGDVWRADMVTFALGCSLGFEAVVIGAGAALRCHAPGQTCSAFVSAIETVEVGPFRGPLVVTMRAVRREDVDLVAAITAMHPETHGGPVHVGDPAAIGVDLSNPIEGIGLTDLREGEVAMFWPCGVTSHYALAKAAPPIAITHFPGHMLVTDLPAGELPTTA from the coding sequence ATGACGCTGTGGACCTCTAACACCGCGCCCCATGAACTTCGCACCTTGATGCGTAGAGGCGTGATGCGTGACAGAACTGGCAGTCTTGCCGCTGGCTTCCAGCAGGCCAACATTGCCATCCTGCCGATGCAGTGGGCCGAGAATTTCCAAGCCTATGTCGAGGCTAATCATGCCGCCTGTCCATTGCTTGCGATTGGCGCGCCCGGAGATCCGTCGCTCCCATCGTTGGGATCCAATATCGACATTCGCTTTGACCTTCCTCGATATCGCGTTTTGCAAGGCGGCGTTGTTACTAACGATCCGTTTGACGTTGGCGATGTCTGGCGGGCGGACATGGTCACGTTCGCCCTTGGGTGCTCACTGGGGTTTGAGGCAGTGGTTATTGGAGCAGGGGCAGCGCTGCGTTGCCATGCACCGGGTCAGACCTGTTCAGCTTTTGTCAGCGCCATTGAAACAGTTGAAGTCGGGCCGTTTAGGGGGCCGCTGGTCGTAACAATGCGGGCGGTGCGCCGCGAAGACGTGGATCTCGTGGCGGCAATAACCGCCATGCACCCCGAGACCCACGGTGGCCCGGTTCATGTTGGCGATCCGGCCGCAATTGGAGTTGACCTGTCGAACCCGATCGAGGGGATCGGGCTAACTGATCTGCGTGAGGGTGAGGTTGCGATGTTCTGGCCGTGTGGCGTCACCAGCCACTATGCGCTGGCGAAGGCCGCCCCGCCGATCGCGATCACGCATTTCCCCGGCCACATGTTGGTGACGGATCTACCGGCAGGGGAACTGCCAACCACAGCATAG
- a CDS encoding rhodanese-like domain-containing protein gives MHNPDADELILQTKHLRIDAEGAIKLFDEGALAIDVRSDQRREEFGLVPGAVPLDRTKVVDYVQSVRAAEGQQRKVVLFCMSERGSAGALAALEAAGEGDVHDVAGGFRALSAAGIKTVSVAS, from the coding sequence ATGCACAATCCTGATGCCGACGAACTGATCTTGCAGACCAAGCACCTGCGCATCGATGCCGAAGGCGCGATCAAGCTTTTTGACGAAGGCGCGCTGGCGATCGACGTGCGCAGCGATCAGCGCCGCGAGGAATTCGGCCTCGTGCCCGGTGCCGTTCCGCTCGACAGGACCAAAGTGGTCGACTATGTGCAATCGGTGCGTGCCGCCGAGGGGCAGCAGCGCAAGGTGGTTCTGTTCTGCATGAGCGAACGCGGCTCGGCCGGCGCCCTTGCCGCGCTGGAAGCGGCCGGAGAAGGCGACGTGCACGATGTCGCCGGCGGCTTTCGTGCTCTCTCGGCTGCCGGCATCAAGACAGTCTCCGTCGCCAGTTAG